The Desulfobacterales bacterium genome has a segment encoding these proteins:
- the flgN gene encoding flagellar export chaperone FlgN, with protein MGKNLSIANKVNVFLQKKIMLYKDLVDCLEREKNCLSTNDINSLWKLSQEKQFLVSDIESIKHQILVVMTDEGVKHNMTGFSFSTSKIIPLIEWEDLSQVQNIVLTINSLKFEIQNRVKENKAFVEECSSVIEELISIITKANRGGVVYGNNFYPKENPNLNLVFHEEV; from the coding sequence ATGGGAAAGAACTTATCAATAGCCAACAAAGTAAATGTATTTTTACAGAAAAAAATAATGCTCTATAAAGATCTTGTGGATTGCTTAGAAAGGGAAAAAAATTGTCTAAGTACCAATGACATTAATTCTTTATGGAAGCTTTCTCAAGAAAAACAATTTTTAGTGAGCGACATTGAGTCCATAAAACATCAAATATTAGTAGTTATGACAGATGAAGGCGTAAAACATAATATGACTGGATTTTCTTTTAGTACATCAAAGATTATTCCTTTAATTGAGTGGGAAGATCTGTCTCAAGTTCAAAATATAGTTTTAACTATTAATTCCTTGAAATTTGAAATCCAAAATAGAGTAAAAGAAAATAAAGCTTTTGTTGAAGAATGTTCCTCAGTTATTGAGGAATTAATATCAATAATTACAAAAGCAAATAGAGGCGGAGTTGTGTATGGAAACAACTTTTATCCTAAAGAAAATCCTAATCTAAATTTGGTTTTTCATGAGGAGGTTTAA
- a CDS encoding flagellar protein FlgN, whose protein sequence is MILLADKINALLQRKIVFYKELADCLEKEKICLSSNDINPLWKISEEKHFFVSQIESLRLQILSSMTGEGIEHNTTVASFSASKVISLIEWEDPSQVENIVFTINSLKLEIQHKVRENIAFVEECLSVIEEIMSIITRAKRSGIVYGSDLYPKENANLNLVFHEEV, encoded by the coding sequence ATGATTTTATTAGCCGATAAAATAAATGCACTTTTACAGAGAAAAATAGTATTTTATAAAGAACTTGCGGATTGCTTAGAAAAGGAAAAAATTTGCCTAAGTAGTAATGACATTAACCCTTTATGGAAAATTTCTGAAGAAAAACATTTTTTCGTTAGTCAAATTGAGTCTCTAAGACTTCAAATATTATCATCTATGACAGGGGAAGGCATAGAACATAATACGACTGTAGCTTCTTTTAGTGCATCAAAGGTTATTTCTTTAATTGAGTGGGAAGACCCATCTCAGGTTGAGAATATAGTTTTTACTATTAATTCCTTGAAACTTGAAATTCAACATAAAGTAAGGGAAAATATAGCTTTTGTTGAAGAATGTTTGTCAGTTATTGAGGAAATAATGTCTATAATTACAAGAGCAAAGAGGAGCGGGATTGTTTACGGAAGCGACCTTTATCCTAAAGAAAATGCTAATTTAAATTTGGTTTTTCATGAAGAGGTTTAA
- a CDS encoding rod-binding protein has protein sequence MMNIDVNQIELDRTVERLKGNSLKKDEQLKKTCADFESVLLNVMLQSMRKTITNDSLFGSSLQKDMFTSMYDQEIANEIAKGKGTGIKDVLYNQLKKYVSDP, from the coding sequence ATGATGAATATAGATGTAAACCAAATAGAATTAGACAGAACTGTGGAGCGCTTAAAAGGAAATTCTTTAAAAAAAGATGAGCAATTAAAAAAAACTTGCGCTGATTTTGAGTCTGTCCTCTTAAATGTTATGCTCCAATCCATGAGAAAAACCATTACAAATGATTCTTTATTTGGAAGCAGCCTTCAGAAAGATATGTTTACATCGATGTATGATCAGGAAATTGCGAATGAGATAGCTAAAGGTAAAGGCACTGGTATAAAGGATGTTCTTTACAACCAATTAAAAAAATATGTAAGCGACCCTTAA